From one Pseudomonas fluorescens genomic stretch:
- a CDS encoding CC0125/CC1285 family lipoprotein — protein sequence MIKKSKFLLIASCVIISACSGIPYAPKGSTMYEGGYSDVKTGANTYTVTFEGNGYNKQEQVVGFVKRRASELCSPLKAETEIRPFLKEKTNYAALNGQLFITQHKFPSAEASVVCVE from the coding sequence ATGATAAAAAAATCTAAATTCTTACTAATCGCTTCTTGCGTAATTATTTCGGCTTGTTCCGGTATTCCATATGCTCCTAAAGGCTCGACAATGTACGAAGGGGGATACAGCGACGTAAAAACAGGTGCCAATACCTATACAGTGACTTTTGAAGGTAACGGTTACAATAAACAAGAACAAGTTGTTGGTTTTGTCAAGAGGCGGGCGAGCGAGTTATGCAGTCCACTTAAAGCAGAAACGGAAATTCGCCCTTTTTTAAAAGAGAAAACAAATTACGCAGCTCTGAACGGACAGCTCTTTATAACACAGCATAAATTCCCTAGCGCGGAAGCGTCTGTTGTTTGCGTCGAATAA
- a CDS encoding DUF4142 domain-containing protein, whose protein sequence is MNTILRTGAFALAFSLAGAVHATQDADDFVEDASAKGVAEVEAGKLAQEKGTSSDVKAFADMMVKDHRAANEKLQALATSKDIKVSTDADLVDKAKAMILELRGAKSFDQAYANNQVKAHEATIELFQDYAKDGKDAELKAFATQTLPTLQVHLEKARALAAAHGGDEAKP, encoded by the coding sequence ATGAATACTATTTTGCGCACCGGGGCCTTTGCACTGGCCTTCAGCCTTGCTGGTGCTGTCCATGCCACCCAGGATGCCGATGATTTCGTCGAAGATGCCTCGGCCAAGGGCGTTGCTGAGGTCGAAGCGGGCAAACTAGCCCAGGAGAAGGGCACAAGCAGTGACGTCAAGGCATTCGCCGACATGATGGTCAAGGATCACCGTGCGGCCAATGAGAAGCTGCAGGCGCTGGCCACCAGCAAGGACATCAAGGTTTCCACTGATGCGGATCTGGTTGACAAGGCTAAGGCCATGATTCTCGAACTGCGCGGCGCGAAGTCCTTCGACCAGGCCTATGCCAATAACCAGGTCAAGGCTCACGAAGCGACCATCGAGCTGTTCCAGGATTACGCCAAAGACGGTAAGGACGCCGAGCTCAAAGCCTTCGCCACCCAGACTTTGCCTACCCTGCAGGTTCATTTGGAAAAAGCCAGGGCTCTGGCCGCCGCGCACGGTGGTGATGAAGCCAAGCCTTGA
- a CDS encoding fimbrial protein, with translation MSTSISYSRTLKMLPLKTLAMTLLLAASACPATSFALSCKEADTNSAVSKDSLGTALAVPADAPDGTIIWESSLHTVKVVCADDYQQGNQKIYFYLNPGDVNIGNGIRIGIKYDKKTITSSSGKISTGYSSHHGCKWANCTGWDKAEFSITFSVFIEKYGPTPTSGQANSLPDYRVFQLDGGYVLNPKPNSNLNYVITGVNNIRFIPCSPDLKITPSTVNFRRALSSTASIGNIASSANFRLGLSSSCDTPYTVNARFASTPGGGTIINNLLVPDNNSSVGISLSRAATNEKVPFDKWFKLADLTGRDLNSTDFKADLIWREPPKAGSFDASVIVDLFYK, from the coding sequence ATGAGCACATCCATCAGCTACTCACGAACCCTTAAAATGCTACCGTTAAAAACACTTGCTATGACTTTACTTCTTGCCGCCTCAGCCTGCCCTGCTACAAGCTTCGCGCTTTCCTGTAAAGAAGCTGATACAAATTCAGCCGTATCCAAAGACTCGTTAGGCACTGCCCTGGCTGTTCCCGCAGACGCTCCGGACGGGACTATAATCTGGGAGTCGTCGTTACACACAGTCAAGGTAGTCTGTGCAGACGACTACCAACAGGGTAACCAGAAAATCTACTTCTATTTGAACCCTGGAGATGTCAATATTGGAAACGGAATACGCATCGGCATCAAATATGATAAAAAAACTATAACCTCAAGCTCTGGGAAGATCAGCACGGGATATTCTTCTCACCATGGCTGCAAATGGGCCAACTGCACGGGATGGGACAAAGCTGAGTTCTCCATTACCTTCAGCGTGTTCATTGAGAAATACGGCCCCACGCCGACTTCCGGGCAAGCCAACTCACTACCAGATTACAGAGTATTCCAACTAGATGGCGGCTACGTATTAAACCCAAAACCCAACAGCAACCTCAATTACGTCATAACAGGTGTCAATAACATCCGTTTCATCCCCTGCTCACCAGATTTGAAAATAACCCCAAGCACAGTCAATTTTCGCAGGGCACTATCCAGTACCGCAAGTATAGGAAACATTGCCAGCAGCGCCAATTTTAGACTTGGGCTATCAAGCTCCTGCGATACGCCCTACACAGTCAATGCGCGATTCGCCTCCACTCCTGGTGGTGGAACCATTATTAACAACCTGTTGGTACCAGATAATAATAGCTCAGTGGGAATCTCTCTCAGCCGAGCGGCAACCAATGAGAAGGTCCCATTTGACAAATGGTTCAAATTGGCAGACCTAACGGGTCGTGACTTAAACAGCACTGATTTCAAGGCAGACTTAATCTGGCGCGAACCCCCTAAAGCCGGTTCCTTTGATGCTTCTGTCATCGTAGATTTATTTTATAAATAA
- a CDS encoding molecular chaperone, with amino-acid sequence MAAKPPSLFSLFKIILLWFAISTTAEAMIKIEGTRLIYSGQHREANIRVTNLSPKTVALQAWISAGEENKSDVPFALTQPLIKLSQQQTEILRILYIGKGLPNDRESLFWLNVMEIPLKADRQNSIQMAVRQKLKLFFRPPGLQGTSSACVAGLSWKLKNDDSIEVTNTCAFHVSLVDVKIEGRDRSTPLSDYIFLKPEETQHFKSTKPFISSDTKILFVEINDIGLRAEHKANIQ; translated from the coding sequence ATGGCCGCGAAACCTCCATCACTCTTCTCTCTATTTAAAATCATCCTGCTGTGGTTCGCAATCAGTACCACAGCCGAAGCCATGATAAAAATCGAGGGGACGCGGCTTATCTATTCTGGCCAACATCGCGAAGCCAACATCCGCGTGACCAACTTATCGCCGAAAACCGTTGCACTTCAAGCCTGGATCAGTGCAGGCGAAGAAAACAAGAGCGATGTACCCTTTGCGCTGACCCAACCCCTGATCAAACTGAGTCAACAGCAAACCGAGATACTGCGAATATTGTACATTGGTAAAGGGCTACCGAACGATAGAGAATCGTTGTTTTGGCTAAATGTTATGGAAATCCCTCTTAAAGCCGATAGACAAAATAGCATTCAAATGGCAGTCCGCCAAAAGCTGAAGCTATTTTTTCGGCCACCGGGCCTGCAAGGAACGTCTTCCGCATGCGTCGCCGGACTAAGTTGGAAATTGAAGAATGACGACTCGATCGAAGTAACCAACACGTGCGCCTTCCATGTATCGCTGGTGGATGTAAAGATTGAAGGCCGCGATCGCAGCACCCCACTAAGCGACTACATCTTTTTAAAACCAGAAGAAACACAGCACTTCAAGAGTACTAAGCCCTTCATATCTAGCGATACGAAAATACTGTTCGTTGAAATCAATGACATTGGATTACGCGCCGAACACAAGGCAAACATCCAATGA